The DNA sequence TGGGCGGGCAGGGCAACACGGATCAGCTGCACTACCTACTCGAGGGCCCGTGGGTAAGCGTCGGCGGGCAGCGTCGTCTCTCATCGCAATTCCTGGCGGCGATCGGCTCTCAGGTGGACGTCGCACCGATCTACGCCGTGTTCCAGGAGTACATCTACGCGTGCGCGACGCCGGAGCTTGTCGGCACGGCGACGGGGTGGGCGGCGGATCGCCTGGCCGAGGAGGTCCCGGGCTTCGCGAAGGACGCGGACCCGCTGGACGAGAGCGAGCCGTTCTACCTGACGGGCGAGCACTTCATGCGTCGCGTTTTCGACGAGGACCCGGGCTTGGCACCGCTGAAGGGCGCGGCGGAGATTCTCGCGTCGACGACGGAGGCGGTGCCGGTCTATCTGCCGGATGTGCTCGCGCGCAACACTGTGCCGGTGGCTGCGGCCGTGTACTACGACGATATGTTCGTGCCGCGCGAGCTATCCCTGGAAACGGGCGAGTTGATCGGCGCGCGCCACTACATCACGAACGAGTACCAGCACGACGGATCCGCCTATTCGGGCGGAAAGGTCGTCTCTCACCTACTTGACTTGCTCGCGGATTGATTCGCGCGCTCACCTATTGAAAGGAACGACTATGACCGTGTCGACAACCTGTTCTTGTCCGTGCGTTGCGTCGGTGGATCCGACTCGGGTCGCGGGCTTCGCGGCGGGCGTGGGCGCGACCGTCGCCTGGTATGCGCTGCCGGATTACGTTCGTTCTCGCCCGCTGCGCGGCCTCGTGAAGGCGGGCTTGCTGGGCGTGCTGGGCTGGTCGATGGTAGCGCAGCTACCGGAGCCCTCCGCCCTTACGCCTTACGACGACGAGGACGCGGATTGCTCGAAGGCGTCTCCCGTCGCAGGCGAGGATCCGCTCGACGGCGTCACGGAGGCGGACCCGTCCGAGCTTGCGGTTCTCGCGGGCGCTGCTCTAGGTTCGGCGATGATCACCGTCGGCGTGGAGCGCTGGCTGTTCCGCCGCGGTGAGCGTCGCCGCGCACAGGGGTCACGTTTCGCTCATACGAGGCAGGGGCTGGTCCTGGGCGGCCTGGAGGCCGCTTTGACCGCGCTGACGTTTGGTGCGGGCGCCGCACGCGAGAGGCTCTCGAAGGGCTGAGACGCTTCGTGCGGCCCGCTCGTCAGCGTTGACGCACGAAGATCATGTAGCGGGCAACGGCGGCACCGACCCATCCGCAGCCCATGAGGAGGATGGGCACACCCACGGCCGTCCACCACGAGGAGGCGGGAACGAAGTACCTCACGACCCCGAATGCTGCGGGGGTGAGCGCGAGGGTTGCGATCGAGATCGTCGCAACCCTCGCGCCGATGGGGCGGCGCTTGAACGCGAGGTTCAGGACGTCGCGGCGCTTCTTGCCCTGACCGGCGGCGACCCGCGAGATGTGCTGGCGTACTGCGGAGCCCATGGCGCGCAGGGGAAACAGTGCGGTCCACGCCAGCCCAACGATGAGGGCTACCTGACGACTGCCGAGCGCGTAGACGAGACCGGCAATCGACCAGCCGATCAGGTAGGCGACCGACAGGCCCAAGCACAGGGTGAACAGCGGTTTGAACACCAGCCAGTGCAGCTGATTTTCGTAGACGTTGGCGGCGGGGTTCTCCTCGAGGAGGTCGCGGTACAGGCGGCTGCTGGCGTCGGCGTGGTCGCCTGCTTCGAGGGAAGCGATGGATTCTCGAGCGGCCACATTTTCCGGCTCAAGCGCGAGGACGCGTTGGAAGACTTCGAGCGCTGCTTTCTCGTCATCCCTGGCGAGCACCCTGCCAAGGGTGTTGAGCACAAAGGAGTCTTCGGGGTCGAGATTCTCGGCTTCACGCGCTGCGTGCAGCGCCTCCTCCCACCGGTGGTTACGCGCAAGAGCGCGGGCCTTCGTGGCATGGCTAGGACCCAATTCTGGACTGCTCTCGACGAGGCGTGTTGCATGGTCGAGCGCGCGACGAGAATCCGGCTCTAGGTGCGCCAGCCAGTACAGCGCCATCGCGTGATTGGGCGAGGCTTCGATGGCTCGTCGGGCGCACTCATACGCCTTTTCCTTCTGATCGAGGGTCAGGTGGGCTTGGGCGAGGGCGCAATTCACTCGCGCCGCGACC is a window from the Schaalia odontolytica genome containing:
- a CDS encoding peptidase S9, producing the protein MTVSTTCSCPCVASVDPTRVAGFAAGVGATVAWYALPDYVRSRPLRGLVKAGLLGVLGWSMVAQLPEPSALTPYDDEDADCSKASPVAGEDPLDGVTEADPSELAVLAGAALGSAMITVGVERWLFRRGERRRAQGSRFAHTRQGLVLGGLEAALTALTFGAGAARERLSKG
- a CDS encoding tetratricopeptide repeat protein is translated as MSNDDIQGRIERAYFLIDIKRPQQAIEELATIPQSDPEVAARVNCALAQAHLTLDQKEKAYECARRAIEASPNHAMALYWLAHLEPDSRRALDHATRLVESSPELGPSHATKARALARNHRWEEALHAAREAENLDPEDSFVLNTLGRVLARDDEKAALEVFQRVLALEPENVAARESIASLEAGDHADASSRLYRDLLEENPAANVYENQLHWLVFKPLFTLCLGLSVAYLIGWSIAGLVYALGSRQVALIVGLAWTALFPLRAMGSAVRQHISRVAAGQGKKRRDVLNLAFKRRPIGARVATISIATLALTPAAFGVVRYFVPASSWWTAVGVPILLMGCGWVGAAVARYMIFVRQR